In a genomic window of Quercus lobata isolate SW786 chromosome 4, ValleyOak3.0 Primary Assembly, whole genome shotgun sequence:
- the LOC115986301 gene encoding pleiotropic drug resistance protein 2-like isoform X3 has protein sequence MTLLLGPPGSGKTTLLQALAGKRDKDLRISGRVSYCGHELSEFVPRRTCAYISQHDLHQGEMTVRETLDFSGRCLGVGTRYDLLTELSRREKEVGIKPDPEIDAFMKATAMAGQETSLVTDYVLKILELDICADIIVGDEMRRGISGGQKKRVTIGEMLVGPATALFMDEISNGLDSSTTFQIVKFMRQMVHIMDVTMIISLLQPAPETFDLFDDIILLSEGQIVYQGPCENVLEFFEDVGFKCPERKGVADFLQEVTSKKDQEQYWCKKNEPFRYTSVPEFVDHFHNFHIGLQLYDELGIPYDRSKAHRAALVKEKYGISNRELLKACFAREWLLMKRNSFIYIFKTTQITIMSIIAMTVFFRTEMKHGQLEDGGKYYGAMFFSLINVMFNGVSELALTVVRLPVFFKQRDFLFYPAWAFGLPIWLLRIPVSLMESGIWICLTYYTIGFAPSASRFFRQLLAFFSIHQMGLSLFRFIAVLGRVQVVANTLGTFTLLLVFVLGGFIVAKDDIAPWMIWGYYLSPMMYGQNAIAINEFLDKRWSAPNPYPLIPEPTVGKVLLKARGMFVEDYWYWICVGALLGFSVLFNICFIIALTFLNPLGGSKSVIVEEDDNKKSGKQSSNGQLQMRGIEMSTSSTAQGIDMAVKNTPDNSIGSGAENAPTRRGMVLPFQPLSLAFNHVNYLVDMPAEMKGQGIEESRLQLLRDVSGAFRPGILTALVGVSGAGKTTLMDVLAGRKTSGYIEGSISISGYPKNQATFARVNGYCEQNDIHSPNVTVYESLVYSAWLRLAKEVKQETRKMFVEEIMDLVELNSLRNSLVGVPGVDGLSTEQRKRLTIAVELVANPSIIFMDEPTSGLDARAAAIVMRTVRNTVDTGRTIVCTIHQPSIDIFEAFDELLLMKRGGQVIYAGPLGHHSQKLVDYFEAIPYVPKIKDGYNPATWMLEISSPAVEAQLDVDFAEIYANSELYKRNQELIKELSTPSPGSKDLYFPTKYSQSSVIQCKACFWKQYWSYWRNPRYNAIRLFVTIVIGVLFGLIFWNKGDKTHKEQDLLNLLGAMFAAALFLGSTNTAAVQPVVAIERTVFYRERAAGMYSALPYAFAQVAVEIIYVAIQTFVYTLILYSMIGFHWRLEKFLWFYFFILMCFIYYTLYGMMVVALTPSYQIAAIFMSFFLNIWNLFSGFLITRPQIPIWWRWYYWGSPVSWTIYGLVTSQVGDKTTPIEVPGQGYMLVKYYLKSHLGFEYNFLGAVVAAHIGFVLVFLFVFAYGIKFLNFQRR, from the exons ATGACACTGCTTCTGGGACCTCCAGGATCAGGGAAAACAACATTGCTGCAGGCACTTGCTGGGAAGAGGGACAAGGATCTCAGG ATATCAGGGAGAGTCAGTTACTGTGGTCATGAGTTATCAGAATTTGTTCCTCGGAGAACATGCGCATACATTAGCCAACATGATCTTCATCAAGGGGAAATGACAGTCAGAGAGACATTGGACTTTTCAGGACGTTGTTTGGGAGTTGGAACAAGGTATGACCTGCTGACAGAATTGTCAAGACGAGAAAAAGAAGTTGGAATAAAACCAGATCCTGAGATAGATGCATTCATGAAAGCCACAGCAATGGCAGGCCAAGAAACAAGTCTTGTTACAGATTATGTTCTCAAG ATTCTTGAATTGGACATATGTGCTGACATTATTGTGGGTGATGAAATGAGAAGAGGCATATCTGGTGGACAAAAGAAGCGTGTTACAATAG GAGAAATGTTGGTTGGACCAGCAACGGCTCTTTTTATGGATGAAATATCAAATGGTCTAGACAGTTCAACCACTTTCCAAATAGTCAAGTTCATGAGGCAGATGGTTCATATAATGGATGTGACAATGATAATTTCTCTTCTGCAACCTGCGCCTGAAAcctttgatctttttgatgaCATTATTTTACTTTCAGAAGGCCAGATTGTCTATCAAGGTCCATGTGAGAACGtacttgaattttttgaagatgTTGGCTTTAAGTGCCCAGAGAGGAAAGGAGTTGCAGACTTTTTGCAAGAGGTTACTTCCAAAAAGGATCAGGAGCAGTACTGGTGCAAAAAGAATGAACCTTTCCGATATACTAGTGTTCCTGAGTTTGTAGATCACTTTCATAATTTTCACATTGGCCTGCAACTTTATGATGAGCTTGGAATTCCATATGATAGGTCTAAAGCTCATCGTGCTGCATTAGTAAAAGAGAAGTATGGAATTTCTAATCGGGAACTCTTGAAGGCATGCTTTGCAAGAGAGTGGCTATTGATGAAGCGTAActcttttatatacatattcaAGACAACCCAGATTACCATAATGTCAATTATTGCCATGACAGTGTTCTTTAGAACCGAAATGAAGCACGGTCAATTAGAAGATGGAGGGAAATATTATGGTGCAATGTTCTTCAGTCTCATTAATGTCATGTTCAATGGAGTGTCAGAACTTGCATTGACTGTTGTTAGGCTTCCTGTATTTTTTAAGCAGCGGGATTTCTTGTTCTATCCAGCATGGGCTTTCGGCTTACCAATTTGGCTCCTCAGGATTCCTGTCTCATTGATGGAGTCAGGAATATGGATCTGCCTAACATATTACACTATTGGGTTTGCTCCTTCTGCTAGTAG GTTTTTCCGCCAATTATTGGCATTCTTCAGCATCCATCAGATGGGCCTATCTCTGTTCCGGTTTATTGCAGTACTGGGAAGAGTTCAAGTTGTGGCAAATACGCTTGGTACCTTTACattgttattggtttttgtCCTTGGTGGGTTCATTGTTGCCAAAG ATGACATTGCACCATGGATGATATGGGGCTACTACCTTTCTCCCATGATGTATGGACAGAATGCCATAGCCATCAATGAATTTCTTGACAAAAGATGGAGTGCA CCCAATCCGTACCCACTTATTCCTGAACCTACCGTCGGAAAGGTTCTTCTCAAGGCCAGGGGCATGTTTGTGGAAGACTATTGGTATTGGATTTGTGTTGGGGCACTCCTTGGGTTTTCTGTTCTTTTTAACATATGTTTTATCATTGCACTCACATTTCTAAATC CTTTAGGTGGTTCTAAATCCGTTATTGTTGAGGAGGATGACAATAAAAAAAGTGGAAAGCAGTCCTCTAATGGACAGCTTCAGATGAGAGGCATAGAAATGAGTACATCTTCAACCGCTCAAG GTATTGATATGGCAGTGAAGAACACTCCAGACAACTCAATTGGTAGTGGTGCAGAGAATGCACCTACTAGAAGAGGAATGGTTCTGCCATTCCAGCCCTTGTCACTTGCATTTAATCATGTAAATTACCTTGTCGATATGCCAGCT GAAATGAAGGGCCAAGGGATCGAAGAAAGTCGTCTCCAACTATTACGAGATGTTAGTGGTGCTTTCAGGCCTGGTATTCTAACAGCATTGGTTGGCGTAAGTGGTGCTGGAAAAACCACATTGATGGATGTGCTAGCAGGAAGAAAAACTAGTGGTTACATTGAAGGAAGTATCAGCATATCTGGTTACCCCAAGAACCAAGCAACTTTTGCTCGGGTTAACGGTTACTGTGAACAGAATGATATCCATTCACCCAATGTTACCGTCTATGAATCTCTTGTGTACTCTGCCTGGCTGCGTCTTGCCAAGGAAGTTAAGCAGGAAACTCGAAAG ATGTTTGTTGAGGAAATCATGGACTTGGTTGAGCTAAATTCATTGCGGAATTCCTTAGTTGGTGTTCCAGGAGTAGATGGTCTGTCAACTGAACAGAGAAAGAGACTCACAATAGCTGTAGAATTGGTTGCTAATCCCTCCATCATCTTCATGGATGAGCCAACATCAGGCCTTGACGCTAGAGCTGCAGCAATTGTAATGCGTACAGTGAGAAACACAGTGGATACAGGGAGAACTATTGTCTGCACAATTCACCAGCCAAGCATAGACATTTTTGAAGCTTTCGATGAG CTACTGTTGATGAAGAGGGGTGGACAAGTCATTTATGCTGGACCCCTCGGTCACCATTCTCAAAAGCTTGTAGATTACTTTGAG GCTATCCCATATGTTCCTAAGATCAAAGATGGATATAATCCTGCAACATGGATGCTAGAAATCAGTTCTCCTGCAGTTGAGGCTCAACTCGATGTGGATTTTGCAGAAATTTATGCCAATTCTGAACTGTACAA GAGGAATCAAGAACTCATCAAAGAGCTAAGCACGCCATCACCAGGATCGAAGGACCTTTACTTCCCCACCAAATATTCCCAATCCTCTGTAATTCAATGTAAAGCTTGCTTTTGGAAGCAATATTGGTCTTATTGGAGGAACCCACGATACAATGCCATCCGGTTATTCGTAACGATAGTCATCGGTGTTCTATTTGGGCTAATTTTCTGGAACAAAGGAGATAAGAC GCACAAGGAACAAGACCTGCTGAATCTACTGGGGGCTATGTTTGCTGCTGCTCTTTTTCTTGGAAGCACTAACACAGCTGCAGTGCAGCCTGTTGTGGCAATTGAAAGAACAGTCTTCTACCGGGAAAGAGCAGCAGGAATGTATTCAGCTTTGCCTTATGCTTTTGCTCAG GTGGCAGTGGAGATAATTTATGTAGCTATCCAAACTTTTGTCTACACTCTTATCCTTTACTCAATGATTGGATTCCATTGGCGACTTGAAAAGTTCTTGTGGTTTTACTTCTTTATCTTGATGTGCTTTATATACTACACATTGTATGGGATGATGGTAGTAGCTCTGACTCCTAGCTACCAAATTGCCGCCATTTTTATGTCCTTCTTCCTAAACATCTGGAACCTGTTCTCTGGTTTTCTCATCACGAGGCCG CAAATTCCAATATGGTGGAGGTGGTATTACTGGGGCTCTCCTGTGTCTTGGACAATCTATGGCCTTGTGACCTCTCAAGTGGGTGACAAGACCACTCCAAttgaggtacctggacaaggcTATATGCTTGTGAAATATTACCTGAAGTCTCACTTGGGCTTTGAATATAACTTCCTTGGAGCTGTTGTTGCAGCCCATATTGGCTTTGTCCTCGTTTTCTTATTTGTCTTTGCCTATGGTATCAAGTTCCTCAACTTCCAAAggagataa